In Mangifera indica cultivar Alphonso chromosome 1, CATAS_Mindica_2.1, whole genome shotgun sequence, a single genomic region encodes these proteins:
- the LOC123212575 gene encoding uncharacterized protein LOC123212575, with amino-acid sequence MGKENPFQTNAGGISNEVSPLDSQDSGRYSHYSVDKEAGLATCRVCQCAESDKRGDAALGFLGITVPLQESLKSNGEMQSDVRQAQKDGEIAKNVGRESGFVEFIGPDGEVFICNADLEMGTCNSQDALTELGCSCKSDLALVHYACALKWFVNHGSTVCEICGHVAKNIRIADFKKVVVSLKDYEVLRQRTASGEPNPAQVQTSSGVDPDAVAAIRRQRLSEISLWFSPHGHNIHQNSNSNAVSQVVFEQPLNTVSEEVVTAENPATKWAVEGTGILLATGLLTVTLAWLIAPRVGKKTARSGLHILLGGICALTVVVFFRFIVLTRIKYGPARYWAILFVFWFLVFGIWASRTHGAHTT; translated from the exons ATGGGTAAGGAAAACCCGTTTCAAACAAACGCCGGTGGAATTAGCAATGAAGTTAGCCCTCTTGACTCTCAGGATTCAGGGAGGTACTCACATTATAGTGTAGATAAGGAGGCAGGCTTGGCAACTTGCCGGGTGTGCCAATGTGCTGAATCTGACAAAAGAGGAGATGCTGCATTAGGCTTTTTGGGTATTACTGTTCCTTTGCAAGAATCGCTTAAAAGCAATGGAGAAATGCAATCTGACGTAAGGCAAGCACAAAAAGATGGTGAAATTGCCAAAAATGTTGGGAGAGAATCTGGTTTTGTTGAGTTCATAGGCCCTGATGGGGAAGTTTTCATTTGTAATGCTGATTTAGAAATGGGTACATGTAACAGCCAAGATGCTCTAACTGAACTTGGTTGTTCTTGCAAAAGTGATCTTGCTTTGGTACACTATGCTTGCGCCCTTAAATGGTTTGTTAATCATGGGTCCACTGTTTGCGAAATCTGTGGGCATGTTGCAAAAAATATCAGGATTGCTGACTTTAAAAAGGTTGTGGTTTCATTAAAGGATTATGAAGTACTGAGACAAAGGACTGCCAGTGGAGAACCGAATCCTGCTCAAGTGCAAACAAGTTCAGGTGTTGATCCTGATGCTGTTGCTGCTATCAGAAGGCAACGACTAAGTGAGATTTCATTGTGGTTTAGTCCACATGGTCATAACATTCATCAAAATAGTAACTCTAATGCAGTTTCCCAGGTTGTTTTTGAACAACCTTTGAATACTGTTTCTGAAGAGGTGGTCACTGCTGAAAATCCTGCAACAAAATGGGCTGTTGAAGGTACTGGGATTTTGCTTGCTACTGGCCTGCTTACTGTCACTCTGGCATGGCTCATTGCTCCTCGTGTTGGAAAG AAAACTGCTAGAAGTGGTCTTCATATTCTTCTTGGAGGCATTTGTGCTTTAACAGTAGTCGTCTTCTTTCGCTTT ATTGTGCTTACTAGAATTAAATATGGACCTGCACGCTACTGGGCTATCCTGTTTGTCTTCTGGTTTCTTGTATTTGGTATATGGGCATCACGAACACATGGTGCGCACACAACATGA
- the LOC123194691 gene encoding uncharacterized protein LOC123194691 has protein sequence MVYERRNHSNACTSPVTPSIEDKIVKRVRKFSNLEVCPIPSDRYKILGSGQYDVLVNLTEHTCTYRKFQLSKIFCMHVIVVARYMKLTTCIQWVHSYYNTTFYRTVYADVVNPLGDQLEWLHPEEATVIHPPYVHRHRASCLANKNRRPSQGEVVEQLICSRCHQLGHTRQNCRSPIPIPSSVPSSSGKKKNAGK, from the exons ATggtttatgaaagaagaaatcattcta ATGCTTGTACCAGTCCAGTCACACCTTCGATTGAAGATAAGATCGTCAAACGTGTACGGAAGTTTTCCAATTTGGAGGTGTGTCCTATACCATCTGATCGATACAAGATTCTTGGTAGTGGCCAATATGATGTCTTGGTCAACCTGACAGAGCATACATGTACctatagaaaatttcaattgtcAAAGATTTTCTGCATGCATGTTATTGTTGTagccagatatatgaagctcACAACCTGCATTCAATGGGTGCATTCATACTACAACACAACTTTTTATCGAACAGTTTATGCAGACGTAGTCAATCCATTGGGAGATCAGTTAGAGTGGCTTCATCCAGAGGAGGCAACTGTTATCCATCCACCGTATGTGCATCGTCATCGTGCAAGTTGTCTCGCAAATAAAAACAGACGTCCTTCTCAAGGAgaggttgttgaacaacttatctgtAGTCGATGTCATCAACTTGGACATACAAGACAGAATTGTAGAAGCCCTATTCCAATACCTAGTtctgtaccatcaagttcaggaAAAAAGAAGAACGCTGGGAAATAA